A stretch of Prosthecochloris marina DNA encodes these proteins:
- a CDS encoding NAD(P)/FAD-dependent oxidoreductase — MKHVVIVGGGFAGINAAKELGNRRDIRITLIDRKNYHLFQPLLYQVAMSALGAGDVAEPLRNMLSKYKNITVFKGSVENVDMEKKILLTDFGEISYDYLILACGVKHHYFGHDEWEEHAPGLKIIAQATEIRRRIMEAYEAAERTVDPVERKKLLTFVVVGGGPTGVELAGSIGEMSRFTLSKYYKHIDPKLTRIFIVEAAPRILGSFSPKLASKATRALEQLGVQVWTNSMVTDVDANGVQIGNERIEAATVLWAAGVRAIEIGGKMGVETDRSGRIVVEEDLSISGYPEVFVGGDQAHFAHHTDDPLPGMAPVASQQGRTIGKNILNEVKGRTRKPFRYKDKGQMATIGRNKAIVEIGNFKFFGSFAWFTWLLVHIYYLTTFKHRVFVLLQWGWSYFTFGHGARLIVNKEWRFYPDQKKVNVEEES; from the coding sequence ATGAAGCATGTCGTGATCGTTGGTGGCGGCTTCGCCGGTATCAACGCAGCAAAAGAACTTGGGAACAGACGTGATATCAGGATCACCCTTATCGACAGAAAAAACTACCACCTGTTCCAACCGCTCCTCTACCAGGTTGCCATGTCGGCTCTTGGGGCTGGTGATGTTGCGGAACCGCTGAGGAACATGCTCTCCAAGTATAAAAACATCACTGTGTTCAAAGGTTCGGTCGAGAATGTCGATATGGAAAAAAAAATACTTCTGACCGACTTCGGTGAAATATCATATGACTATCTGATCCTCGCATGCGGTGTCAAACACCATTATTTCGGCCATGACGAGTGGGAAGAACATGCCCCCGGCCTGAAAATCATTGCCCAGGCAACCGAAATACGACGGAGGATCATGGAGGCCTACGAAGCGGCGGAAAGAACTGTAGACCCTGTTGAACGCAAGAAACTTCTCACGTTCGTCGTTGTTGGCGGTGGACCAACCGGCGTCGAGCTTGCCGGATCGATCGGTGAGATGAGCCGTTTTACACTCTCCAAATACTACAAACATATCGATCCGAAGCTCACGAGAATATTTATTGTCGAAGCAGCACCGAGGATTCTCGGTTCATTTTCTCCGAAGCTCGCCAGTAAAGCGACCAGAGCTCTCGAACAGCTGGGAGTACAGGTATGGACAAACAGCATGGTGACCGATGTCGATGCAAACGGCGTTCAGATCGGCAACGAACGTATAGAAGCAGCGACGGTGCTTTGGGCTGCAGGTGTCAGAGCGATAGAAATCGGTGGGAAAATGGGAGTGGAAACCGATCGTTCTGGACGAATTGTTGTTGAAGAAGACCTCAGCATATCCGGCTACCCGGAAGTGTTCGTAGGAGGTGATCAGGCACATTTTGCCCATCATACGGACGACCCGCTTCCCGGTATGGCTCCAGTGGCATCACAGCAGGGACGAACCATAGGAAAAAATATCCTCAACGAAGTCAAGGGTCGAACAAGAAAACCGTTCCGTTACAAAGACAAAGGACAGATGGCCACGATTGGCCGCAACAAGGCAATCGTGGAAATCGGAAATTTCAAGTTTTTCGGAAGTTTTGCATGGTTTACTTGGCTGTTGGTGCACATCTACTATCTCACTACGTTCAAGCATCGGGTTTTCGTATTGCTGCAGTGGGGTTGGTCCTACTTTACATTCGGCCATGGTGCACGTCTTATCGTCAACAAGGAATGGCGGTTCTATCCGGATCAAAAAAAGGTTAACGTCGAAGAAGAGAGCTGA
- a CDS encoding aspartate aminotransferase family protein — MVCEINKETEKQLFFHNYSRLPLAITHGEGTYLYSSDGSRYLDMISGIGVNALGYGDKRVVNAITEQAQKIIHASNLFMLEPQFKLAGKLLEISGLSKVFFANSGTEAIEAAIKLSRKWAHLSGSIDKKEIVSLSNCFHGRTYGAMSLTAKAKYLEGYDPLLPGMANVSFNDVDNLKATVSDSTAAVFVEFIQGEGGIHKISSEFIDTLKTLREKHDFLLVADEIQAGCGRTGKFFSYMHFDIEPDLICLAKPLGGGLPLSAVIGNSKVKNVFAAGNHGTTFGGNPVACAAGLALINAIYDDHLMEQASATGKLMRQAFEALGEKYSQIREIRQYGLMIGITVKREASYYVQEALKRKVLVNATSGDVVRLLPPLTTSREEAQQCIDCLDEIFSEET, encoded by the coding sequence ATGGTTTGCGAAATAAATAAAGAAACGGAGAAACAACTGTTTTTTCATAACTACTCACGCCTGCCTCTTGCCATAACTCATGGCGAGGGCACTTATCTTTATAGCTCCGATGGATCACGTTACCTCGACATGATCTCGGGTATCGGGGTTAATGCGCTCGGCTACGGTGACAAGAGAGTTGTCAATGCAATCACAGAACAGGCGCAAAAGATCATTCATGCATCGAATCTTTTCATGCTCGAACCCCAATTCAAACTTGCAGGAAAGCTTCTTGAAATCTCGGGACTGTCAAAGGTTTTTTTCGCCAACAGCGGCACAGAGGCAATTGAGGCCGCGATAAAGCTCTCGAGAAAATGGGCTCACTTGTCGGGCAGCATTGATAAAAAAGAAATCGTCTCCCTTTCAAACTGCTTTCACGGCAGAACCTACGGAGCGATGTCTTTGACGGCCAAGGCGAAATATCTTGAAGGTTACGATCCTCTTCTCCCCGGGATGGCGAATGTTTCATTCAATGACGTCGATAACCTGAAAGCAACTGTGAGCGATAGCACAGCTGCCGTATTTGTCGAGTTCATTCAAGGCGAAGGGGGAATTCACAAGATTTCTTCCGAATTTATCGATACCCTGAAAACACTTCGGGAAAAACACGATTTTTTGCTTGTCGCCGATGAAATCCAGGCTGGTTGTGGCAGAACCGGTAAGTTTTTCAGTTACATGCACTTCGATATCGAACCAGATCTGATCTGTCTTGCTAAACCGCTCGGCGGTGGCTTGCCGCTGTCTGCCGTTATCGGCAACAGCAAAGTCAAGAACGTTTTTGCAGCAGGCAATCATGGCACGACTTTTGGTGGTAATCCGGTAGCATGTGCAGCAGGGTTGGCGCTAATCAACGCTATTTATGATGATCATCTCATGGAACAAGCTTCCGCAACCGGAAAGCTTATGAGACAAGCGTTTGAAGCACTCGGCGAGAAATATTCCCAAATACGTGAAATTCGCCAATATGGCCTGATGATCGGCATAACCGTTAAACGTGAAGCCTCATATTATGTTCAGGAGGCATTGAAAAGAAAGGTCCTCGTCAACGCAACGAGCGGCGATGTAGTCAGACTTCTTCCTCCCCTGACCACAAGCCGCGAAGAAGCACAACAGTGTATCGATTGTCTCGATGAAATCTTCAGTGAAGAAACCTAA